A genomic stretch from Megalobrama amblycephala isolate DHTTF-2021 linkage group LG22, ASM1881202v1, whole genome shotgun sequence includes:
- the anks3 gene encoding ankyrin repeat and SAM domain-containing protein 3 has product MSELSDEASSESDQLGASLSVWLADGGDALIGPEELNVPLDLHTACSIGQYDVVAECIRRGDVDLDGKNIGGWTPLMYAAYIGHDSIANLLLETGVSVNTTTSKGLTPLMLAASCGNESIAYFLLQQGAQLECKDVRGWTALLHSTATGHQQMVKFLLENHANANVKEPLSGFTPLMEAAASGHEIIVQYLLNHGVRTEERNIKGETARALAMLYGHTKIASLIDMHVMRAKSSLYEELSSSEEESSSPRVRSARTRTRGPSIHDGPQAIARFRVGSKQEVPAAPPGYMTFQGVGDQSEGICNRDVTSPINELDGQSNSSRDELFFDNDMPTMRSSSSSSEGLSHLLGLSREASLESNEDSDQAKRSCPRRSNKLQHSKGRSPYNSTGYREAPSSSGPPPSYTGPKDLAEFLEQIGFSKYLPLLEEQDIDLRIFLTLTENDLKEVGITLFGPKRKMTSAIARWHSNTRPPSDALEQAYADQLEAEMQEMAIQLHKRCVEVESLQAQVSQEKELRAVMEGCLMEEKMAWKSVQAELQENTKRVQALSGKLHALRNTHTQLAQEDGRAAGKGDGFTCSQLLSNMDSHMAELADSLKEVLHSLQHLSASEKSSHNWEES; this is encoded by the exons ATGTCTGAACTGAGCGACGAGGCCAGCAGTGAGTCGGATCAGTTAGGCGCGAGTCTGTCCGTGTGGCTGGCGGACGGTGGAGATGCTCTGATCGGCCCGGAGGAGCTGAACGTGCCGCTGGATCTTCACACCGCCTGCTCTATCGGACAGTATGATGTGGTGGCCGAATGCATCCGCAG GGGAGACGTGGATTTGGATGGGAAGAACATTGGTGGTTGGACACCTCTGATGTACGCTGCGTATATCGGTCACGATAGCATCGCTAACCTGCTGCTGGAGACGGGCGTCAGCGTCAACACCACCACGTCTAAAGGACTCACACCCCTGATGCTCGCCGCCAGCTGTGGTAACGAGAGCATCGCCTACTTCCTTCTGCAG CAAGGAGCGCAGCTCGAATGTAAGGATGTGCGTGGATGGACGGCTTTGTTGCATAGCACAGCTACTGGACATCAGCAGATGGTCAAATTCTTATTAGAGAATCACGCCAATGCAAATGTCAA AGAGCCGCTGTCAGGATTTACGCCGCTCATGGAAGCTGCAGCGTCTGGCCATGAAATCATCGTTCAGTACCTCCTCAACCAT GGTGTACGAACGGAGGAGAGGAACATTAAGGGAGAAACGGCGAGAGCTCTGGCTATGTTGTATGGACACACCAAAATCGCCAGCCTCATCGACATGCACGTTATGAGAGCCAAATCAT CTCTGTATGAGGAGTTGAGCTCCTCTGAAGAAGAAAGTTCGAGCCCTAGAGTCCGTTCAGCTCGCACTAGAACCAGAGGACCCAGCATTCACGATGGCCCTCAAGCTATCGCTCGCTTCAGAGTTGGCTCCAAACAAG AGGTTCCCGCGGCTCCACCCGGATACATGACCTTCCAGGGCGTTGGCGATCAGAGCGAGGGAATCTGCAATCGTGACGTCACTTCCCCCATCAATGAGCTCGACGGCCAGAGCAATAGCAGTAGAG ATGAGCTGTTCTTCGATAATGACATGCCCACCATgaggagcagcagcagcagcagtgaaGGTTTGTCTCATCTCCTCGGACTCAGCAGGGAGGCGTCGCTGGAAAGCAATGAG GATTCGGATCAAGCAAAGAGGAGTTGTCCACGTCGATCCAACAAGCTCCAGCATTCCAAAGGCAGGAGTCCTTATAACAGCACAGGTTACCGTGAGGCGCCGTCTTCCTCTGGACCTCCTCCTTCATACACTGGACCcaag GATCTGGCAGAGTTTCTGGAGCAGATCGGGTTCAGTAAGTACCTCCCCCTGCTGGAGGAGCAAGACATTGACCTGAGAATCTTCCTCACACTTACTGAGAACGACCTCAAGGAAGTTGGCATCAC TTTATTTGGTCCTAAGAGGAAGATGACATCAGCAATAGCCCGTTGGCATAGTAACACCCGGCCACCCAGTGATGCGTTAGAGCAGGCGTACGCCGACCAACTGGAGGCTGAGATGCAGGAAATGGCCATTCAGCTTCATAAG cgtTGTGTGGAGGTGGAGTCTCTACAGGCTCAGGTGTCTCAGGAGAAGGAGCTGCGTGCCGTGATGGAGGGATGTTTGATGGAGGAGAAGATGGCGTGGAAGAGCGTTCAGGCAGAGCTGCAGGAGAACACCAAACGCGTTCAGGCACTGAGTGGAAAACTACACGCTCTTcgcaacacacacacgcagCTCGCGCAGGAAGACGGTCGAGCGGCGGGGAAAG
- the lg22h8orf33 gene encoding UPF0488 protein C8orf33 homolog has translation MTEESTGAGTPRMLGNEKSTDGQSEEAETDTVLHPKTAAQNSEAPTNAKKPKKKKKKAGDGKDTQRKGIKSTAEETSKQETTELTPDEQLNRELDWCIEQLELGLRTQKSSSKQREEARSALKTLRSSKAPLVKKRQVMRAVSGDYRKKMEEEKARQFKLIQSAMTSARVTTVSECKPVFHRRAERNTPPTDKTDKSQETHTLQGPRETNEHTQTDDDTKPFVFTKTHEEFCFNFNL, from the exons ATGACAGAGGAATCAACTGGAGCAG GAACTCCCAGAATGCTGGGAAATGAAAAAAGCACGGATGGTCAGAGTGAAGAGGCAGAAACTGACACAGTTCTGCACCCCAAAACAGCTGCCCAAAACTCTGAGGCTCCCACCAATGCTAAAAAacccaagaagaagaagaagaaagcaggtgatggaaaAGACACTCAGCGGAAAGGGATAAAAAGCACAGCTGAGGAAACATCTAAACAAGAGACCACAGAATTA ACTCCTGATGAGCAGCTGAACCGAGAGCTGGACTGGTGCATCGAACAGCTCGAGCTGGGCCTGAGAACTCAAAAATCATCCAGCAAACAAA GGGAAGAAGCAAGAAGTGCTCTGAAGACTTTACGCAGCTCCAAAGCTCCCTTGGTGAAGAAGAGGCAGGTAATGCGAGCGGTCTCAGGAGACTACAGGAAGAAGATGGAAGAGGAAAAAGCCAGACAGTTCAAACTCATACAATCAG CAATGACCTCTGCCCGGGTCACCACTGTCTCTGAGTGCAAACCAGTGTTCCACCGTCGAGCTGAGAGGAACACACCACCCACAGACAAAACAGATAAATCTCAAGAGACGCACACTCTGCAAGGGCCCCGGGAGAcaaatgaacacacacagactgatgaCGACACAAAACCTTTTGTTTTCACTAAAACACATGAAGAGTTTTGCTTCAACTTCAATTTGTGA
- the h3f3d gene encoding H3 histone, family 3D, with product MARTKQTARKSTGGKAPRKQLATKAARKSAPSTGGVKKPHRYRPGTVALREIRRYQKSTELLIRKLPFQRLVREIAQDFKTDLRFQSAAIGALQEASEAYLVGLFEDTNLCAIHAKRVTIMPKDIQLARRIRGERA from the exons ATGGCACGTACCAAACAGACTGCCCGTAAATCCACTGGTGGTAAAGCCCCCAGGAAGCAGCTGGCCACCAAGGCGGCCAGGAAGAGTGCGCCGTCTACAGGTGGAGTCAAGAAGCCCCACAGATACCG TCCAGGAACTGTGGCTCTTCGTGAGATCCGTCGGTACCAGAAGTCCACAGAGTTGCTGATCCGCAAACTTCCGTTCCAGCGTCTGGTTCGTGAGATTGCTCAGGATTTCAAGACCGACTTGCGTTTCCAGAGCGCTGCCATTGGCGCCTTGCAG GAGGCAAGCGAAGCATATCTGGTGGGTCTGTTTGAGGACACCAACTTGTGCGCCATCCACGCCAAACGTGTCACCATCATGCCCAAAGACATCCAGTTGGCCCGTCGAATCCGTGGAGAGCGTGCTTAA
- the lg22h16orf91 gene encoding protein CCSMST1 yields the protein MSKVCFHLSRLSLGHNVFTSRRTVNLRPCATRMLSITSQRCAQSRKPPDDDDDDDEAVSKPIKFSTSKASHRTWNVDRSLGSNYERPWWKVLPISLFGVGFLLWCAFRKETELDESLEKNLYEHLPGLLSDEEQEEVKNKPS from the exons ATGTCAAAAGTCTGCTTTCATTTATCGCGACTTTCTTTAGGTCACAATGTTTTTACAAGCCGAAGGACTGTGAATTTAAG ACCATGTGCCACAAGGATGCTGTCTATAACATCACAGCGTTGTGCACAGTCCAGAAAACCTccggatgatgatgatgatgatgatgaagcaGTATCCAAGCCCATCAAGTTCTCAACCAGCAAAGCCAGTCACCGAACCTGGAATGTGGATCGTTCGCTGGGCAGCAACTACGAGCGTCCCTGGTGGAAAGTTCTACCCATCAGCCTCTTTGGTGTGGGCTTCCTCCTCTGGTGCGCATTCAGGAAAGAGACAGAGTTGGATGAATCTCTGGAGAAAAACCTGTATGAACATTTACCAGGACTGCTGTCTGATGAAGAACAGGAGGAAGTCAAAAACAAACCATCATAG
- the LOC125258055 gene encoding uncharacterized protein C7orf50 homolog — protein sequence MKSQALVPQSDSLKKKKVKHNVDEITCVQDERKEEMNGKKKKKKKKSEADDEVCEHTENISEKNTQMIQSADTNTHEENTEIHKHKKKKKKRKAEELETSTHLNGDQEENIHKKKKKSEVCVPVENTTEEPQDTEQLEDIHKQEDHTKKKKKKKIRKHKDSEAAVPESDPVTPQEEETNTHAAKERAEKSTAESSGDVCEPSGVEDGNGSDGEEELSPEEKRVLERKVKKILKKEEKKKLKEEGKYTKPEKSKSSVKEKQALEYLTCWSEKREEWKFNKNSQTWLLHHMYDSVKVSDDHFEVLLSYLDGLRGTARDSTLQKAEAIVRWEGQGEEADTADAEKRKLRAKQVVQML from the exons ATGAAGAGTCAAGCTCTTGTACCTCAATCTGATTCTCTCaagaaaaagaaagtcaaaCACAATGTAGATGAAATCACATGTGTACAAGATGAGAGAAAAGAGGAGATGAATggcaagaaaaagaaaaagaagaagaagagcgaGGCTGATGATGAG GTGTGTGAACATACAGAAAACATTTCAGAGAAGAATACACAGATGATTCAATCTGCTGACACAAACACCCATGAGGAAAACACTGAGATACACAAacataagaagaagaagaagaaaaggaaaGCTGAG GAGCTTGAAACAAGTACACACTTAAATGGAGATCAAGAAGAGAATATAcacaagaagaaaaagaagtcTGAA GTATGTGTTCCTGTAGAAAATACTACAGAGGAACCGCAGGATACTGAACAGCTGGAGGACATACACAAGCAGGAAGATCAcacaaagaagaagaagaagaagaagataaGAAAACACAAG GATTCTGAAGCTGCTGTTCCTGAATCAGATCCAGTGACGCCACAGGAAGAAGAAACAAATACACACGCTGCTAAAGAGAGAGCAGAGAAAAGTACAGCTGAG AGTTCTGGAGATGTGTGTGAACCGTCTGGAGTGGAGGATGGAAATGGCTCCGATGGAGAGGAAGAACTGAGTCCTGAGGAGAAACGAGTGCTGGAGAGGAAGGTGAAGAAGATTCTGAAAaaggaggagaagaagaagctgAAGGAAGAAGGCAAATACACAAAACCGGAGAAGAGCAAGTCAAGCGTTAAAGAGAAGCAGGCGCTGGAGTACCTCACATG CTGGTCTGAGAAACGAGAAGAATGGaagtttaataaaaacagtcaaACCTGGTTACTGCATCACATGTATGACAGCGTGAAG GTGTCTGACGATCATTTTGAGGTGTTGTTATCGTATCTCGACGGTCTACGTGGAACGGCACGAGACTCAACACTACAGAAAGCTGAAGCGATTGTGCGATGGGAAGGACAAGGAGAAGAGGCAGATACAGCAGATGCTGAAAAGAGGAAACTGAGAGCCAAGCAGGTCGTCCAGATGCTGTGA
- the LOC125258053 gene encoding G-protein coupled estrogen receptor 1-like, translated as MEVIEGKMMEDPMTFDPTIHPNQSTLPWVNDTNSTSPDTYAINLLLSCIYTILLFPLGLVGNILILLVNFDPRQRMSTPDLYFTNLALADLVLVLDSLIEVFNLSAHYYDDAVLCSCMAIFLQVNMYSSVFSLTWMSLDRCLALTGLSTRALPKNVSVQHRSRVAHRACATIWAAATLCTLIPFATAHAYHGWGRGFCFAGVAEVQWLEVTLGFALPFCVMGVCYTLIARVLLRSERLQRTKALRMIIAAVSVFFVCWLPENVFISVHLLRGDTEASRRRGNHTLWQRYPLTGHVVTLAACANSCLNPLVYSLLGNTFRQKLQVFVAHHVRCLHTRMQNASATPPCPCVTCTNVHHSCSHENEEEEECDLRSGEEGRECVCDRVG; from the coding sequence ATGGAAGTGATAGAGGGGAAGATGATGGAAGATCCCATGACTTTTGACCCCACCATCCATCCAAATCAGTCCACGCTGCCCTGGGTCAACGACACGAACTCCACCTCCCCGGACACCTACGCCATAAATCTTCTCCTCTCCTGCATCTACACCATCCTGCTCTTCCCGCTCGGCCTTGTGGGTAACATCCTGATACTGCTGGTGAACTTCGACCCTCGTCAGCGGATGAGCACCCCTGATCTATACTTCACTAATTTGGCTCTGGCCGACCTGGTGCTGGTGCTGGACTCGCTAATCGAGGTGTTCAATCTGAGCGCGCACTACTACGACGACGCAGTGCTGTGCTCCTGCATGGCCATCTTCCTGCAGGTCAACATGTACAGCAGCGTGTTTTCGCTCACCTGGATGAGTCTGGACCGCTGCCTTGCGCTGACCGGCCTCAGCACGCGTGCGCTACCTAAAAATGTTTCCGTCCAACACCGTTCGCGCGTCGCCCATAGGGCTTGCGCGACCATTTGGGCGGCGGCCACCCTGTGCACGCTGATTCCATTCGCTACTGCGCACGCGTATCACGGCTGGGGGCGTGGCTTCTGTTTTGCTGGTGTGGCTGAAGTGCAATGGCTGGAGGTGACGCTAGGATTCGCCCTGCCTTTTTGCGTGATGGGCGTCTGCTACACCCTGATCGCACGCGTGCTGCTGCGCTCTGAAAGGCTGCAGCGAACCAAAGCCTTGCGCATGATAATTGCGGCTGTgagtgtgttttttgtgtgctGGCTTCCGGAGAACGTCTTCATCAGTGTGCATCTTTTGAGAGGCGACACAGAGGCCTCACGGCGACGCGGAAACCACACGTTGTGGCAGCGCTACCCACTGACGGGACACGTGGTGACCTTGGCGGCCTGCGCCAACAGCTGCCTGAACCCGCTCGTCTACAGCCTGCTGGGAAACACCTTCAGACAGAAACTGCAAGTGTTTGTTGCGCACCACGTGCGCTGCCTGCATACACGCATGCAGAACGCAAGCGCGACCCCACCCTGTCCGTGCGTCACTTGCACAAACGTGCACCATTCCTGCTCGCATGAgaatgaggaggaggaagagtgtGACCTCAGGAGCGGCGAGGAGGGtcgagagtgtgtgtgtgacagagtgGGATAA